Proteins from a genomic interval of Gordonia sp. SL306:
- a CDS encoding TetR/AcrR family transcriptional regulator, producing MTNDWLIGGKRSDSARDRLYAVATDLIAQRGVDAFDINELAGRAHCSRATVYRHAGGKGEIVEAVLAATSADIITEVRSAITDLSGEHRAITAITVALEAIRADRVARQFLRSRHLIGAAGTVIASATVTDLAAELIGVDRDDNALAAFAVRTILTILIWPPADTEQEADLIRGIVAGVFRRDFPI from the coding sequence ATGACGAACGACTGGTTGATCGGGGGAAAGCGTTCCGACTCGGCCCGGGACCGTCTGTATGCCGTCGCCACCGACCTCATCGCGCAGCGTGGGGTCGACGCGTTCGACATCAACGAACTCGCCGGGCGCGCTCACTGCTCACGCGCGACCGTCTACCGGCACGCCGGCGGCAAGGGCGAGATCGTCGAGGCGGTGCTCGCCGCCACATCGGCCGACATCATCACCGAGGTACGTTCGGCGATCACCGACCTGTCCGGAGAGCACCGCGCGATCACCGCCATCACTGTCGCTCTCGAAGCGATCCGCGCGGACCGGGTTGCCCGACAGTTCCTTCGGTCGCGTCATCTGATCGGCGCGGCCGGCACCGTGATCGCCTCGGCAACGGTCACCGATCTGGCCGCCGAACTGATCGGGGTCGATCGGGACGACAACGCGCTCGCAGCATTCGCGGTGCGCACGATCCTGACGATTCTCATCTGGCCACCGGCCGATACCGAGCAGGAGGCCGATCTGATCCGCGGAATCGTCGCGGGAGTCTTCCGACGCGATTTCCCGATCTGA
- a CDS encoding dihydrodipicolinate reductase has protein sequence MAEKIRTIVWGTGNVGQAAIRSVLAHPDLVLSGVIVHSPDKVGRDAGSLAGMDVDVGVAATDSFDGLKADTDALVYAASGDIRPDDALADIVRAVAAGAVVVTPSLYALYDPRSAPAEIRDPVVDAIASGNGSLFVSGIDPGWGNDILPLLVSGLGSRIDAIRCQEIFDYTTYDQPDSVRYLVGMGQPMDYEPPMLTGGVPSMVWGGQIRLIARGLGIEIDEIRETMERRALAADVSTPAMGVFESGTQGAVRFEVQGIVGDSIPIVIEHITRIHADCAPEWPSPPDGGDGSHRVIIEGSPHIEITVEATDDDGNRAAGGNATAVGRLVNAIPWLVTADPGLYDALEVPLSPAVGRVGAPQEP, from the coding sequence ATGGCCGAGAAGATCCGCACAATCGTCTGGGGCACGGGCAATGTCGGCCAGGCCGCCATCCGCTCCGTTCTCGCGCACCCCGATCTCGTCTTGAGCGGGGTCATCGTCCATTCTCCGGACAAAGTCGGCCGCGATGCCGGTTCCCTCGCCGGGATGGACGTCGATGTCGGTGTCGCCGCCACCGACAGCTTCGATGGCCTGAAGGCCGACACGGACGCCCTCGTCTATGCGGCGTCCGGCGACATCCGCCCCGATGACGCCCTGGCCGACATCGTGCGGGCAGTCGCAGCGGGTGCCGTTGTCGTCACACCGTCGCTGTATGCGCTCTACGACCCGCGGTCGGCGCCGGCCGAGATCAGGGACCCGGTCGTCGACGCGATCGCGAGCGGCAATGGTTCGCTTTTCGTCTCCGGCATCGATCCCGGATGGGGCAACGACATCCTCCCACTGCTCGTCAGCGGCCTCGGTTCGCGGATCGACGCAATCCGGTGCCAGGAGATCTTCGACTACACCACCTACGACCAGCCCGACTCGGTGCGCTACCTGGTCGGCATGGGACAGCCGATGGACTACGAGCCGCCGATGCTGACCGGAGGTGTGCCATCGATGGTGTGGGGCGGTCAGATCCGTTTGATCGCACGGGGCCTCGGCATCGAGATCGACGAGATCCGCGAGACCATGGAGCGCAGGGCTCTCGCCGCCGATGTCAGCACGCCGGCAATGGGTGTCTTCGAGTCGGGCACGCAGGGAGCTGTTCGATTCGAGGTGCAGGGCATCGTGGGTGATTCGATCCCGATCGTGATCGAACACATCACCCGGATTCACGCCGACTGCGCACCCGAATGGCCCTCGCCTCCCGACGGGGGCGACGGCTCGCACCGGGTCATCATCGAGGGCAGCCCGCACATCGAGATCACCGTCGAGGCCACCGATGACGACGGCAACCGCGCTGCCGGAGGCAACGCGACGGCGGTCGGGCGCTTGGTCAACGCCATCCCCTGGCTGGTCACCGCCGACCCCGGCCTGTACGACGCGCTCGAGGTACCACTGAGCCCAGCCGTCGGCAGAGTGGGCGCCCCACAAGAACCGTGA
- a CDS encoding SRPBCC family protein, whose translation MASVEVGVHSDIAPAAAWELASDLGRFSEWMTIFGGWRGDVPARIEEGTRISSLIKVKGFRNVIHWRVTEYVEPEVIALAGHGRGGVRITLTMKVTPAGPGSRFGLHADLRGGLLNGPVGRLVARVIESDVRASIQNLAQLS comes from the coding sequence ATGGCCTCGGTAGAGGTAGGGGTTCACTCGGACATCGCGCCGGCGGCCGCATGGGAGCTCGCATCAGATCTCGGCAGGTTCTCCGAATGGATGACGATCTTCGGCGGATGGCGCGGCGACGTCCCGGCCCGGATCGAGGAGGGGACGCGGATCTCCTCGCTCATCAAGGTCAAAGGCTTTCGGAACGTGATCCATTGGCGGGTGACCGAATACGTCGAGCCCGAGGTGATCGCGCTCGCCGGGCACGGTCGAGGCGGGGTACGGATCACCCTCACGATGAAGGTCACGCCTGCCGGTCCCGGCTCTCGCTTCGGCTTGCACGCGGACCTGCGGGGCGGGTTGCTCAACGGTCCGGTCGGGAGGCTGGTGGCACGAGTCATCGAATCGGATGTCCGGGCATCGATTCAGAATCTGGCTCAGCTGTCCTGA
- a CDS encoding carboxylate-amine ligase → MGNPGVQLPTVGVEEEFILVDQLTGHPVGRNREVAAAAARRGLDLDLELTSCQVEVATSACATGQQVLAELRMLRTVVANAADEVGVAVIAAGVPPTVPDHFPITDTDRYRHIGQSFGMLAHEQGISGCHIHVGVPDRDTAVAVSNHLRHRLPILLALSANSPIYRDADTGHASWRSVLWSRWPASGPPPHLRSREHFEQLVSMFVTSGAILDDHMVYWDIRPSDHLPTVEIRVGDVQSRADETVVVATLVRALVITALDDIAHDVTPPIIDSAVLAAAMWKAAHDGIDGDGIDVVTQQSVSAIDQLASLVTDSRPALDALGDTELVVAALARLRTEGNGATRRRDRFLQRGTGRDVVESAAREFTG, encoded by the coding sequence ATGGGGAACCCCGGGGTGCAGCTGCCAACGGTCGGTGTCGAGGAAGAATTCATCCTGGTCGACCAGCTGACCGGGCATCCGGTCGGCCGAAACCGTGAGGTCGCTGCGGCGGCGGCGAGGCGCGGCCTCGATCTGGACCTGGAGCTGACGTCCTGCCAGGTTGAGGTCGCCACGTCGGCATGTGCGACCGGCCAGCAGGTTCTCGCCGAGCTGCGCATGCTTCGTACCGTTGTCGCGAATGCCGCCGACGAGGTCGGTGTTGCCGTGATCGCCGCCGGCGTGCCTCCGACAGTGCCCGACCACTTCCCCATCACCGACACCGACCGATACCGGCACATCGGGCAGAGTTTCGGAATGCTGGCGCACGAGCAGGGTATCTCCGGATGTCACATCCACGTCGGTGTTCCCGATCGGGACACCGCAGTGGCGGTCAGCAATCACCTGCGACATCGTTTGCCGATCTTGCTTGCTCTGTCTGCCAATTCGCCGATCTACCGCGATGCCGACACGGGGCACGCCAGCTGGCGCTCGGTGCTCTGGTCCCGGTGGCCGGCGTCGGGACCGCCGCCGCATCTGCGCTCTCGCGAACACTTCGAGCAATTGGTGTCGATGTTCGTGACCAGTGGCGCGATCCTCGACGATCACATGGTCTATTGGGACATCCGCCCATCCGATCACCTGCCCACCGTCGAGATCCGGGTCGGCGACGTCCAGTCCCGAGCCGACGAAACCGTCGTCGTGGCAACGCTCGTCCGCGCCCTGGTGATCACCGCGCTGGACGACATCGCACACGACGTCACACCGCCGATCATCGATTCCGCCGTCCTGGCCGCGGCCATGTGGAAGGCGGCACACGATGGCATCGACGGAGATGGCATCGATGTGGTGACGCAACAATCGGTTTCGGCGATCGACCAATTGGCGTCGCTCGTGACCGACAGCCGCCCAGCACTCGACGCCCTCGGAGACACCGAATTGGTGGTCGCGGCCCTCGCCCGCCTCCGCACTGAGGGCAATGGCGCCACCAGGCGGCGAGATCGGTTCTTGCAGAGGGGAACCGGACGTGACGTCGTCGAGTCGGCCGCCCGCGAGTTCACCGGTTGA